The genomic region CAGGTATGGAACAGGCTATTGATCTTTCCCCAAGTCCTTATGGAACGGTAAATTCTATTCCGGATCTTCAAGATGTTTTAAAAAACGCGATCAATAAAAACAAGATGTTACCCACTTCCCCTCTTTTAGGAAATGGTTATGATGACGCCATCATGACAGAGCACCGGCATCCTAACCGGGAAGAATTGGATGCGGTGAGTACTACAAATCCGATTATCGTAGTCCATGCGTCAGGTCATGCGAGTGTCGTAAATAGTGCGATGCTTAAATTGTTGAATATCCCGGAAGATGTAAAAGATCCGGATGGTGGTCATTATGGTAGGGATTACAAAACCAATCGCTTGAATGGTAAGTTGGAAGAAAATGCGAGCTTCGCGGCTTTGATCAGACTCACTGAAATGATGCCAAAACCCCAACCTTCCGCCGATGGGCTTTCTCAGTCATTAAAAGATTTTATAACGGCTCAGGATGAATGGCTGAGTTATGGACAAACGACCATTTGTGATGGACGGTCTATGGGAAATAGTGTAGAGTTGTTGAAGGAGGCGGCAGAAAAAAACCTGCTAAAAGCAGATATTGTTTATTTTCCCGATTTTGAGGCCAATAGAAAAGAATGGAAGTCGTTTTTGCCTCATTATATGAAATATGAAAAAAGGCTCAAGTTTGGAGGGTTTAAATTTTCCGACGATGGTTCTCCGCAAGGTAAAACAGCCTGGTTAACGGAACCTTATCTGATTCCGCCTGAAGGTGAGTCTTCAGGCTATAAAGGCTATCCTATTTTTACAGATGAAACCTTGTATGCAGATTTAAAGACCATTTTTGACCGACACATTACCGCTCAACTTCATGTTAATGGCGATGCGGCTATTGATCAGGCATTGCGGATTATAGGGAGGTTAAAAGATGAAGGGGTTTACAAACCGGAACTAAGGGCTACCTTAATCCATGTTCAAAACAGCAGACCCGATCATATTGCTAAAATAAAGGCAATCGGCGTAATTCCATCCTATTTCTCTTCCCATGTCTATTTGTGGGGTGACTGGCATTACAATAGTGTTTTCGGACCAAAAAGAGCCGCGTTTATAAGTCCCGCGAAATCAGCAAAAGAAGCTGGAATCATTTTTACCATTCATCACGATTCGCCGGTTACACCTCCTGATCTGCTCACGGGTGTTTATTCTGCTGTAAATCGAATAACACGTTCAGGAATGGTCTTAGGTCCCAATGAACGTATTAAGGTTATCGAT from Flavobacterium sp. WV_118_3 harbors:
- a CDS encoding amidohydrolase, which produces MKSISKYILLLCVCLLSCKKNNEGEAIYFGGSILTMEDALPEAEALVVKNGKIIFVGTKDKASEFVGKSTRQINLEGKTLLPGFIDAHGHITSRAGMEQAIDLSPSPYGTVNSIPDLQDVLKNAINKNKMLPTSPLLGNGYDDAIMTEHRHPNREELDAVSTTNPIIVVHASGHASVVNSAMLKLLNIPEDVKDPDGGHYGRDYKTNRLNGKLEENASFAALIRLTEMMPKPQPSADGLSQSLKDFITAQDEWLSYGQTTICDGRSMGNSVELLKEAAEKNLLKADIVYFPDFEANRKEWKSFLPHYMKYEKRLKFGGFKFSDDGSPQGKTAWLTEPYLIPPEGESSGYKGYPIFTDETLYADLKTIFDRHITAQLHVNGDAAIDQALRIIGRLKDEGVYKPELRATLIHVQNSRPDHIAKIKAIGVIPSYFSSHVYLWGDWHYNSVFGPKRAAFISPAKSAKEAGIIFTIHHDSPVTPPDLLTGVYSAVNRITRSGMVLGPNERIKVIDALKAITINAAYQYQEENEKGSLKEGKLADLVILDQNPLTINPINLRDIRVVETIKEGKTVFKKN